One Chryseobacterium sp. StRB126 genomic region harbors:
- a CDS encoding DUF262 domain-containing protein, translating into MTNVLEPRSIGELTLTSKNYRFFIPSYQRGYRWGKDEVSALLNDLLEFLIFSENKKEKYCLQPIVVKELPDGRYEVLDGQQRLTTLYILLSYLRQSDDEVNLFSLQYETRTNSEAFLQNLTTEINSDNPDYFYISQAYGIISNWFTDNGTRIPRLKRKITDIVLEQVDIIWYEIKEESNPIDVFTRINIGKIPLTNSELVKAIFLSKNNLQLGLDEDDQKIAETILNNKQSVIALEWDAMQKQLQDDKFWAFIYNKKENNYQTRIDYILDLVTESPINKKDSLESFNTYYDKIKEVRSNPETVKELEISNTSFIEKEWSELKAYFDILLEWYNNKWYNHIIGFLISRNENVIELLKKYKDLNRDGFKSSLLNKIKDRFLAKKLSALSYESNDKKTIESILLLYNVVSSLLQPDTSIQFPFDQIRTNKWSLEHIYAQNSEDLKEKDIPLWIHEHLQYFQRNLKENDTELVAIIESLKVLSQFDISNGFSEEYKELFTTIFSDIDRYNSKKDEQDMKAEALIEEADGYQWITDDQSIANLTLLDVGSNSYLSNSIFGVKREKIKELDKIMAFIPNETRKVFFKYYSDTVWHDAYWTLDDRKAYVKDIESKVYNLNNLLEN; encoded by the coding sequence ATGACCAATGTATTAGAGCCCAGATCAATAGGCGAATTAACATTAACAAGTAAAAACTATAGGTTTTTTATTCCTTCTTACCAAAGAGGATATCGCTGGGGTAAGGATGAAGTATCAGCTTTATTAAATGATTTATTAGAGTTTTTAATTTTTAGTGAAAATAAAAAGGAAAAATACTGTCTGCAACCGATTGTCGTTAAAGAATTGCCAGACGGCAGATATGAAGTTTTAGATGGACAACAGCGTTTGACCACGCTGTATATTTTGTTATCTTATTTGAGACAATCTGACGATGAAGTGAATTTGTTTAGTCTACAGTATGAAACCAGAACCAACAGTGAGGCTTTTCTTCAAAATTTAACAACAGAAATCAATAGTGATAATCCGGATTACTTCTACATCAGTCAGGCATATGGCATCATATCTAACTGGTTCACCGATAATGGTACGCGAATACCTCGATTAAAAAGAAAAATAACTGATATAGTTCTGGAACAGGTCGACATTATTTGGTATGAGATTAAAGAAGAATCCAATCCAATAGATGTTTTTACACGTATCAATATTGGTAAAATTCCGCTAACCAATTCAGAGTTGGTAAAAGCAATCTTTCTAAGTAAAAACAATTTACAATTAGGCTTGGACGAAGATGATCAAAAGATAGCAGAAACCATTCTTAATAACAAGCAGTCTGTCATTGCTTTGGAATGGGATGCTATGCAAAAACAATTGCAAGACGATAAGTTCTGGGCTTTCATATACAATAAAAAAGAAAATAATTACCAAACCAGAATTGATTATATTTTGGATCTGGTAACTGAGAGTCCAATTAATAAAAAAGATAGTTTAGAATCTTTTAATACTTACTACGACAAAATAAAAGAGGTTAGAAGTAATCCTGAAACGGTAAAAGAATTAGAAATAAGCAATACATCGTTTATTGAAAAAGAATGGTCAGAATTAAAAGCATATTTTGATATTTTGCTGGAATGGTACAATAATAAATGGTACAACCATATTATCGGATTTCTAATTTCCAGAAACGAGAATGTAATTGAATTGTTGAAAAAATACAAAGACCTTAATCGTGATGGTTTTAAATCCAGTTTGCTTAATAAGATAAAAGATAGGTTTCTGGCAAAAAAACTATCGGCACTTAGTTATGAAAGTAATGATAAAAAAACAATAGAGAGTATACTTCTTCTTTATAATGTGGTAAGTTCGCTATTGCAGCCTGATACTTCTATACAATTTCCATTTGATCAAATCAGGACAAATAAATGGTCTTTAGAACACATCTATGCGCAGAATTCTGAGGACTTGAAAGAAAAGGATATTCCACTGTGGATTCATGAGCATCTTCAGTACTTCCAGAGAAATCTGAAAGAAAATGATACTGAGCTTGTTGCAATTATTGAATCTCTTAAAGTACTTTCTCAGTTTGATATAAGTAATGGCTTCTCGGAAGAATACAAAGAACTTTTTACTACTATCTTTAGTGATATTGACCGGTATAATTCTAAAAAAGATGAGCAGGATATGAAAGCAGAAGCATTAATAGAGGAAGCTGATGGTTACCAATGGATAACAGATGATCAGTCTATCGCTAACCTGACACTTCTTGATGTGGGTTCGAATTCATATTTAAGTAATTCAATTTTTGGAGTAAAGAGAGAAAAGATAAAGGAATTAGATAAGATAATGGCATTTATACCAAATGAAACCAGAAAAGTATTCTTCAAGTACTACTCGGATACTGTATGGCACGATGCTTATTGGACACTTGATGACAGAAAGGCTTATGTAAAAGACATAGAAAGCAAAGTATACAATTTGAATAACTTACTAGAAAATTAA
- a CDS encoding DUF262 domain-containing protein, with amino-acid sequence MKTTFWNILSNTSEAISVPNGILIPKIQRDYAQGRKTTRAIEIRNEFLKNIKDAVIEFKNGSSKGLDLDFVYGTSELGSFIPLDGQQRLTTLFLIHWYLAFKENKLSDYLSVFSKFHYETRPSSNEFLKCLCNKISKKDFDDIFNENQSIEEVIKNENWYYAAWNYDNTIQAMITMLASIHTEFSGNDIRINDFIFSDQCAITFNFLQLDTFGLSDSLYIKMNARGKQLTSFENLKAQLAKLIKESDFNTHYYYHLKTLTGARPVDVETYFVTQVDTVWSDYFWTNRDENNHFDDKLLNLLTFVSLNELIIKDVALYNTATKNLEIVDSISYYALNKNELLFENGLISYINILDILCSKDKSIIKFFEQTNFVKDYVKPSFDEGVGANYERRVMFYGIFKFLFKNNDHVNYDELLRWMKLLQNLTVNTIYDSSEDLKTSLNGINEFLYDYSGNLYSDYIGKSMKGFDSVQTKEEFVKLQMKLKSPEWFELIESIETHGFLKGQISSLLVFSGIMQVSDNIGLSAISDDELIRLYEKLKATSKVFNSIFNEEGLKRFEQEEFRRALLTFGDYSIYSTNWFFYNDSNHRDLSWRRLLKETVNLGQTYKTGASALINLFDKLISETSIKEQLQEVIKIYLKNETARDWKYYFIKYPLLFLSSKRHYVKFFGSNEDEFIYCLNKTKYNFAGDYDFMSLVLKSELNKKGFDTASIQFGFSTKYNQFGIIKIKGKSIKIVYNSPLSRHNFIIKSHGTEEYREKSLQKVITYIIDNYS; translated from the coding sequence ATGAAAACTACTTTTTGGAATATTCTTAGTAATACAAGTGAAGCTATATCGGTTCCTAATGGTATCCTGATTCCTAAAATACAGAGGGATTATGCGCAAGGAAGAAAAACGACGAGAGCCATCGAAATTAGAAATGAGTTTCTAAAAAATATTAAAGACGCAGTTATTGAGTTTAAAAATGGATCAAGTAAAGGGCTTGATTTAGATTTTGTTTATGGTACCAGCGAACTGGGTAGTTTTATTCCTTTGGATGGACAACAGAGATTAACGACTTTATTTTTAATACATTGGTATCTGGCATTCAAGGAAAATAAGTTATCAGATTACCTGTCAGTTTTTTCAAAATTTCATTACGAGACAAGACCGTCATCTAACGAGTTTTTGAAATGTTTGTGCAATAAAATAAGTAAGAAAGATTTTGACGATATTTTTAATGAAAATCAGTCCATTGAAGAAGTTATAAAAAATGAAAACTGGTACTATGCAGCTTGGAATTATGACAACACTATTCAAGCAATGATTACAATGCTTGCAAGTATTCATACAGAATTTTCTGGAAATGATATTAGGATCAATGATTTTATATTTTCAGATCAATGTGCAATTACCTTTAACTTTTTGCAGCTAGACACGTTTGGACTATCTGATAGTTTATATATCAAGATGAATGCACGAGGTAAGCAACTAACAAGTTTTGAAAATTTAAAAGCCCAGCTAGCAAAACTAATCAAAGAAAGTGATTTTAACACTCATTACTACTATCATTTAAAAACGCTTACTGGAGCAAGACCTGTGGATGTAGAAACTTACTTTGTGACGCAGGTAGACACAGTATGGTCAGATTATTTTTGGACAAACCGTGATGAAAACAATCATTTTGATGATAAACTGCTCAATCTATTGACTTTTGTTTCTCTAAATGAATTGATCATTAAAGATGTAGCTTTATATAATACTGCAACTAAAAATTTGGAAATAGTTGATTCTATTAGTTATTATGCCTTAAACAAAAATGAATTACTTTTTGAAAATGGACTAATAAGTTACATCAATATATTGGATATTTTATGTTCAAAAGATAAATCAATCATAAAGTTTTTTGAACAAACAAATTTTGTGAAAGATTATGTAAAACCGAGTTTTGACGAAGGTGTAGGAGCTAATTATGAACGTCGTGTAATGTTCTATGGAATATTCAAGTTTTTATTTAAGAATAATGATCATGTAAATTATGACGAATTATTAAGATGGATGAAACTTCTACAAAATCTTACTGTAAATACAATTTATGACAGCTCAGAAGATTTGAAGACAAGTTTAAATGGAATTAATGAATTTTTATATGATTATTCGGGTAATTTATACTCAGATTATATTGGTAAGTCTATGAAAGGCTTTGATTCTGTTCAGACAAAAGAAGAATTTGTAAAATTACAGATGAAACTTAAATCTCCGGAATGGTTTGAGTTAATTGAGTCGATTGAAACTCATGGCTTTTTGAAAGGACAGATTAGCAGCTTGTTAGTTTTTAGCGGCATTATGCAGGTTTCAGATAATATTGGTCTAAGTGCGATTTCGGATGATGAACTGATAAGACTCTATGAAAAATTAAAAGCTACATCAAAAGTGTTTAATTCCATATTTAATGAAGAAGGATTAAAAAGATTTGAACAAGAAGAGTTTAGAAGAGCATTGCTAACATTTGGAGATTATTCAATATACTCAACCAATTGGTTTTTTTATAACGACAGTAATCATCGTGATCTTTCTTGGAGAAGGCTTCTAAAAGAGACAGTAAATTTAGGACAAACCTATAAAACTGGTGCTTCTGCATTAATTAATTTGTTTGATAAATTAATTTCCGAAACTTCAATTAAAGAACAATTACAAGAAGTTATCAAAATTTACTTAAAGAATGAAACTGCAAGAGACTGGAAATATTATTTTATAAAATATCCACTACTTTTCCTTTCCTCAAAAAGGCATTATGTTAAATTTTTTGGAAGCAACGAAGACGAATTTATTTATTGTCTGAATAAAACAAAATACAATTTTGCAGGCGACTATGATTTTATGTCTTTGGTATTGAAGTCTGAATTAAATAAAAAAGGATTTGATACTGCAAGTATTCAATTTGGATTTTCAACAAAATATAATCAATTTGGTATAATTAAAATAAAAGGGAAGTCGATAAAAATTGTTTACAACTCTCCTCTTAGCAGACATAATTTTATTATAAAATCACACGGTACTGAAGAATATCGTGAGAAATCTTTGCAAAAAGTGATCACTTATATTATTGATAATTATTCTTGA